The following coding sequences are from one Lolium rigidum isolate FL_2022 chromosome 6, APGP_CSIRO_Lrig_0.1, whole genome shotgun sequence window:
- the LOC124666000 gene encoding uncharacterized protein LOC124666000 encodes MYHTFLDNMDFVGCSQGYLIFSSSEQCLLVDVINGAKIRPPQLPYPYKSVIDCAILTAPLSLPNTHLLVCTKFSLFQWRVGSHAWSEHCLCNEDIRQIVVFQGQIFALNSLRRICSVHLGQQLCVEDVTVASQWESSKVMGVHYRPWLVVCGDMLLVVTLILDYGHTRARFEVFRLDLSVKPAMLVKVDKLENWALFVGTDMRSPTFAGMNPERWGGKSNYLYLAGSFKDSTEPWFAIQLGEASRHMEEELYCRCSGNGMWTGIFRKSMQPLWVIPRQQT; translated from the coding sequence ATGTATCATACATTCCTGGATAACATGGACTTTGTAGGATGCTCACAGGGTTATCTCATCTTTTCCAGCAGTGAACAATGCCTCCTTGTCGATGTGATCAACGGTGCTAAAATTAGACCACCCCAATTGCCATACCCTTACAAGAGTGTCATTGACTGTGCCATCCTCACCGCACCTCTCTCATTGCCCAACACACATCTGCTAGTTTGCACCAAGTTCTCCCTGTTCCAGTGGCGAGTTGGAAGCCATGCTTGGTCGGAGCATTGTCTTTGTAATGAAGATATCCGTCAGATTGTGGTCTTCCAAGGTCAGATCTTCGCCCTGAACTCTCTAAGGAGGATCTGTAGTGTGCACTTGGGGCAGCAGCTCTGTGTCGAGGACGTAACAGTTGCATCTCAATGGGAATCCAGCAAAGTTATGGGTGTCCATTATCGGCCATGGCTAGTTGTGTGTGGTGACATGCTCCTCGTGGTTACGCTCATACTAGACTATGGTCACACGCGTGCCAGATTTGAGGTCTTTCGTCTCGATTTATCAGTTAAGCCTGCCATGTTGGTGAAAGTGGACAAGTTGGAAAACTGGGCTCTCTTTGTTGGCACTGATATGAGGAGCCCTACCTTTGCTGGCATGAACCCTGAAAGGTGGGGTGGAAAGAGCAACTACTTATATCTTGCAGGCTCATTCAAAGACTCCACAGAGCCTTGGTTCGCGATCCAGTTGGGTGAGGCATCTCGACACATGGAAGAAGAATTATATTGTCGTTGCAGCGGAAATGGAATGTGGACGGGTATATTCAGGAAGAGCATGCAGCCCCTCTGGGTGATCCCGAGGCAGCAAACTTAG